The region GGgtccccagctctgcagtggatTTGACTCTCCTGTTAGCAAACCAGCTCCCACTGAGCACCGTCCTTCACCTGCTGCAGGGCCGGGCTGCTGGGCAAGGCATCTCCTCATAACATCCTCACTCCCCGCTACCGTCGTGGACAATCCTCCTGGTGGGGTGGGCCTTGACATGGCCAAGCAGGAAGGAAatcctctcttccttccccattCCCTGAAAACAATCCATTGGTGTGCCGGTCCTGGCTTGGAAATCTCCCTGGCAATGTTAACTATGGTTCCTCCCGCATCCCAGCTGGCGGTAGGAGGAGAAACACGATGCACTTTACAGGGAGGCTTTCTGCTCTGTCTCGGAAGGTActgctcttttctcctctttcctcatGCTTGAGAAGGTTGAGGTTGTCTTGGCAGCACTGAAAGGACCTCTCATCCCTACGCGCGAGCCCTGAGGAAGGCCTGGCCAGTCCTCGCCAGTGCTAGCACCCCCTGCCTGTCTGCTCTGCAACCCTGGACCGGGTGGGTGGAGGAGGACTGGTGGTGGGCACAGCTTTAAGCAGGGCCAGAGcctgctccccacagcagccAGCTCGGCTTTCCTCCTCTTTCGTTCCAGAACTTATTTACTTTCTAAGCACTTCAGATGTTTGCTACCTCGATTTTTAATTTAAGCCGCTGGCACTTGGCTGCCAGCCCTGTCAGCGTCTGCGTTGGATGTATCCAACCCCGCGCCCGCCCAGAGCTGCCTGGGCACGGGGCCACATTCCGAGCTTCGGGGAGATAACAGTGGTGTGGCTGTTGCCGTCTTCCTGTCACCACCTCTTCCCTCCACGTCCCCCACCCACTGTTCCCATCGACAGGAGCGAGCACGGAGGGTGAAGTGGATGTTCTGGCTGCCACCCatcagggaagcaggagggcagGGCTCCGGCAGGGAGCTTGTCTACACTGTGATGCTGGGTGCTTCTTCCGACATCTTTTGTTCTACTGCTTGCTTGAAAGAGTCTTGTCTTAAAACAGTCCCCACTGAAGTGTTTCTTACTCACACCACCTGCTCTCGAGTTTCTCCTGGGCCGGATCTCCTTGGGAAAGCTGTGCCTCCAGCTCCAcaggagagcaggagctgctgtcaccaggaagaggagaggaaagtcATGGCCaggctgccctgctgctggtcGAAGGGCACGGGAAGCTGCACCGAACCCTCCTCCGTACggggaaaggcagaggaggaatggggagggggCTGGTGCCATTTGCCTGCCCCAGTGGGGAGCCCCTCTCCTGGCTACCACCCAAAAATCTGTTGGCAAGGCAGAGCCTGAACCCCGGGGGGCAGAAGAGACTGAGACCAGCTTAGCAAGCATGCTTTTGTCCTCACTGACAGGCTGTCCACCCTTCCCCCAGGGCATCAAACATGCTTCCCCTAAAACACACATCTTCTCCCACCCTCCCATGCTGCTGATCGGCAGCGAATCTCTACAGGCTGCCAACAAGCTGCGTCCTGCCCCATTTCTTCCCAGGCTGGTCGCTGAGCAGCCAGCCCCCAGGcctcccctcctgcagcagcagggccttGGGAGCACATGGAGGGGTCTTAAAAATGTGAAGGTCGCTGTAAATAATAGTATCTGTGTCCACTGTGGTGTTGGagcaagcaaaaaaagagacaaaaaaaaaaaaacaacaaaggaaagttttccttttggttctcctggttttttttactatttccGTGCGACGTTGTGCTGTCCCGTGTGGATGTGTATCTGAACCGTACTCACTGACACTAGGCTCCTCGCTCCTCTAGCGCGTGGGTAGGACCCGAGGGGTTGGGGAACGTACACTATTTATGGTCCTTCCTCCCAGTGCATCTGTCCACTTTTGTTaaatttcaataaaattatttgtagAGCCCACAAGTCCAAGAGCTGTCTCACTGGGGAGCGGGGCAGAGGATGGGGATGCTGAAGAGCTGAGGGGAGCTGGgctttgctctgtgctgctggcacatCCAGCCTGCTGTTTTTCCAGGTTGAGGAGGTTTGTGCTTGTGTGGCTGAACTGGTGGTGAAGGGGATCCTCTTTGGCACATGGTGCTTGCAGGAGTTGGTGGCTTTGTCAGGCTGTGACTCTGCTTGTAGCTGCTTTAAATGCACAACGAAAAGGTGTGTATATAAATATCTAATGTTCCTGTTTGGGTCCCTCTGCCTTCCCATGTGGGGAAGGAGGTCTGGAAGGACCCGGGGTGGGGGGCAGCAGGGGGAGACCAGGGCAGCCCAACCTCAAGCCGgcctctccccatccctttgcGTGAGCCCGGTGGGGGGCAGGATCCGCCCGTCCGCTCCTTCCTCACCGTTCCTGCCAAATCCCTGCCTCGTTAATCACTGGGGCCTGACGACTTTCTCAACCCGGCATGACCCAGCGCCGGGCTGCCGCCCGTTCCCAACCATTGCCGGCTGTCCATGGGTGAGCGTGATCTCACTGTGCCCCGCATCCtgtcccctccagccctgcaaaTGTTTTCCTGCGGCCACCGGCACCTCTCATCATTTCCTCCGCACAAGCCGGCTCGGAAATGAGCCGCTGACGAAAGCTGTAATGAGTGAGCGGTGCGGCGTGTCCTGCCAGCGCTTCAGCGTGCGGGGGACGAGGCTCTGGGACCGTTGCCCATTGATCCATAGAggccccagccccaggagggACACATCGTGGTGACCTCGAGGAGGACTGGGTGGCTGCACAGGGTGTTACAGGTTGCTGAGGTTAACCCAGGCGGTGGCTATGGCTCCCTGACCCCATGAGCACCTCTGTATCAAGTGGATCCCCATCCTGCTGTCTGCAGGGCAGCCCCCAGCCTGGGGCACATCCAGGTGCCAACCTCAGTTCCTGGCTCCGCAGCTGTTCTGTCCTCAAGCTGAACTCCTCACACCTTGCCCGGACCTGTTGGCACGAGCGGATGTGACTAACAGCCCTGTACTGGCACCCGTGAGGGATTCTCAACCACTCCGCTGCCTCGCCCCAGCCATtgccctcccgctgccccgtacccctttctcctcttctgccCTGCTGGGAACAGCTTCAAATCAATCTCACATTTACTGGGGTGAGATGGGAAAGGGGAGGCTGCATCTGTCCAGTTGCTCCCTCCCAAAATCCAAGGTCTTCCCTgtgggaaggcaggagggaaaccAGGGCAGGTAGCAACCAGTCCTCCCAAGGAGCCCCGCAGTGAGAAGCTGCGTTGTGTTGAGGACTTGCAGCCCTCGCAGCAGTGGAAAGCTGTGACCCCTTCCAGCCACCCCGCTGCTGGCGGGGCTTTACCTTCAGCACATGAGGCCGCGGAGGATGGAAAATTTTAGGCATTTCTGGGAGCCTGTTTACTGCCCGCAGGGGAAGGGCAGTGCCCGCAGGCGCTGGGGTTTCTTGGCTGCCCACAATCTCTCCCGATGGTTTTGGCAACCAATGCCTGGCCCATGGACGACCTTCCCTGCCCCTCTCCCACCCAGTGCCTGGCAGTGCCTGCAGGCTGGGCCAAGCCATTGGGTGCAGCCTGGGTTCAGTCTGGATGCTGTGCACAACGCTGGTGGTACCATCACCCTCTCAGTGGGAGCTTCGCAGTCAAAGCTGACACCCATGCGGGTCCCACTAACAGGAGCCATCTGTGGGTGCCCGCGGCCCTGGGCTCGGCACCAGCGGCACCGGTGGCCAGCACCGAACAATGCCGGGCTCAGCGCTCCCACCCGGTCCCTGGGGAGCAGGCGGGCGGCTGGGGAGCGCTTCCGCAGATTCAGCCCCGCTTCCTTCCCCCGCCGGCCCCGGCACACCCTCAGCTCCAGCCCCGGCGCTTCCTCCGTGGGGGCACCCTGATGGCCCCTGGCACGGCAGGGCCAGAGCAGCAGGGGATGGGCAGGACGTGGGCACTGCCACATGGCCGggccctgagcactgcctgtcctgctgcccACCCGGGGGCCCCCGCCGCAGCCTCAGCGGTGCCCCGGGAAGGAAACCCtccccttcccagccctgctgccccttGTCCCCCTGGGCAGGAAACCTGCGGGGCTGCTGCTGAGTCAGTACCGGCTGCCCTGGCCCCGCACAGGACTTCCTGCCCAGCGCAGCACCGCCCAGGGACACCGCTGCTCCCGGACACTACTACCGTGGGGACACCACCGTGGTGGGGACAGCGCTGCCCTGGGGTTGCCACTGCTCTGGGGTCACCGCTGCTCTGGTGACATGAGCTGGGGACACCAGCCTAGGGCCACCACCGTTTTGGGGTCACTGTGGTTCCAGGGTCACCACCGATCCGCGGACACCAGCCTGGGGTCACCGCCGTTTTGGAGTGACCATGATCCTGGGGTCACCAGCACCCTGGGTCCCATCCGCCTTCCTGCCCCCCCCCATTTCGGGGTGCCCCCGCCCTGCGGTCCCCACCGTGCtatcccccccctccccaagccGTCGAGTCCCGCAGCCCGTTGCGCCTCCCCCGCGCCCCGCGGCGCCCCCTGCCGGCACCCCAGCCACCCCGCCCCCTTCCGCCGCGTGGGGGGCGGGGCCTCCCGGGCCGTACCAACCGCGGCGGGACAGGGGGGCGGCCGCGCCTTGCCCGGAGCCTCGGCCCCACGGAGGTGGGTGCGCGCGCGTGTGGGTCCGCCGCCGGCCCGCACCCGCGGGACCCTGCGGTGGTCGGCGCCGCCAGCCCGTCCCGCTGCGCGCCCGGGGCGGGGCCGGTCGTGGCGGGAGGCGGCGCCCCCACGGGTGGTGCGCGCCGGGGAGGTTTAAaagcggcggcggggggcggcgaCGCCGGTTGAGCCCGTGGCTGGGGATGGCGTGAGCCGGGGGCAGCGGGCGCGGAGCGAGGCGGGCGGCGAGCGGGGCCGCGCCCGCGCTTTGTGTGCCGGCCGCGGACAAAGGGAGCGCCGCGCCGGCACCGGGAGCGGGCGGGGCCGCGATCCCGGGGAGCCGAACCCGCGGGGGCTCTGCCCGCGCTCCCCCGGTGCCCTCCTGCCCCGGGCGGGGGGCGTGGGGAGGGGGCTCGGGGCAGGGTctgcttgggggggggggggggtgcggacAGAGCCGCCCCCCGCCTGACCCCCGGCTCCCTGCTGCCCCGGCGCCCCTCGGGCAGGATGCGCGGGGTCTGCGCGGCGGCGCTGGCCGTCCCCtggctggccctgctggcccTGGCCCAGCAGCCCCTCGAGAATCCAGCGGCCGCCCCCCTGCTCACCCGCCGGCCCTTCCTGGTGGCCTGGAACGTGCCCACCCAGGACTGCAAGCCTCGCTTCCAGGTGTCCCTCGACTTCAGCCTCTTCGACCTGCAGGCCTCCCCCAATGAGGGCTTCGTGGGGCAGAACCTCACCATCTTCTACAAGGAGCGCCTGGGGCTCTACCCCTACTACAACAGCCAGCATGTGGCTGTCAACGGTGGGGTCCCCCAAAACAGCAGCCTGTCGGAGCACCTCGCACGCCTCCAGGAGGGCATCAGCAAGTACATCCGCTCGCCCGCCAAGGAGGGGCTGGCTGTCATCGACTGGGAGGAGTGGCGGCCCATCTGGGCTCGCAACTGGAAGCCCAAGGACATCTACCGGGAGGTGTCCAAGCAGCTGGTGTACCAGCGGCGGCTCAACTGGTCGCATGAGGAGGCCAACAAGCAGGCTGTGTTTGAGTTCGAGTCGGCCGCCCGGCAGTTCATGGTGAGCACCCTGCGTGTGGCCAAGAGCTTCCGACCCAAGCAGCTCTGGGGGTTCTACCTCTTCCCTGACTGCTACAACCATGACTACAGCAAGAACAAGGAGAGCTACACCGGGCAGTGCCCGGACGTGGAGAAGACACGCAATGACCAGCTGGCGTGGCTCTGGAGGGAGAGCATGGCCCTCTACCCCTCCATCTACCTCGACGTGCTCCTGGCCTCCACCCCCAACAGCCGCAAGTTCGTGCGGGCGCGGGTGATGGAGGCCATGCGGATCTCACAGCAGCACCATGATGGCTACTCCCTACCTGTCTTCGTCTACACCCGGCCCACCTACATCCGCAAGCTGGACGTGCTCAGCCAGGTAGGGCTGTGCCACTGGGATGTCACTGTCCCAAAACCTGGGTGCCTGGGCTCTGGGGTCAGCTGAGGTGGTGCCTCTGCCTGTGTGCCATCCGCTCCCCTGGAGCAGGGTGGCTCTGAAGTCTGGTGTCTGCCCtcatggtgctgctggcacactGGCTTGGCTGTGTCCATGTGGGCTGGGGAGCAGTGCCCTTTGGCATGGGGCTAGGCCTGGGTAGCAGGAAGGGTGATCAGTCCTTCTGCCTTCCCTCCAAGGGGGGGTCACAGTGTGGGGACCCACAGCACAGCCCCGTTACGGGCCAGTTATTTGGCAGCAGGACTGGCACAAATAGTTGCCATCACCAAGCAAATGTATGGAAGGTGCTACAGGACTCCGGGGTCCCAGCAGGCAGGACCTTGGGGTACATGAACCCACAGATCCTGTGTCATGCTAGCTTAGCCACACAGGAGAAGGGTAGTGTTGAGAAGCCTTGTAGCCAAGGAGCTGGAACAGTCCCCTCTCCCTGtggcctggagaagggaagggtcTTGCCCCCCTGACCCTGCAGCAGGCTCTTTGGAGCACACTGTGCTGGGGGTATGGGTGCTGTGTTGGGGTCTGCAGGGACTAACTGGGCTCTGTCTCCACAGCTGGACCTGATCTCTACCATTGGAGAGAGCGCGGCGCTGGGTGCAGCCGGAGCCATTTTCTGGGGTGATGCAGACTACACCAAAAACCGGGTAGGTTTGGGTCAGTGTGCCCCATGGGAGGTAGATGATGAGGGAAGGGGAGGACGCCTGCCCCCAGAGTGGCTTGGGGCTGGGTTGTCTTCTCCATCTGGGATGCTTCTCTGCCTGAGGCACCTCAGCATTGCCCCCGATACCCCCCTTCCCCCAGGACTCGTGCCAGATCATCAAGAACTACCTGGAGAGTGACCTGGGCCGCTACATCGTAAATGTCACGACGGCGGCGCAGCTCTGCAGCACGGCGCTGTGCCAGGGCCGGGGCCGCTGCCTGCGCCAGGACAGCAACGCTGATGTCTTCCTCCACCTGAACTCCACCAGCTTCCAGCTGCGGCGACGGGATGGGGACAACCCCCAGCGCCCTCTCTTCTGGGCTGAGGGGCAGTTGTCCCCCGCTGACACCTTCTTCCTACGGACCCACTTCCGCTGCCACTGCTAccagggctggcagggcagcagctgccaggtGCCTGCTGGCCCCCGCAGTGATGCCCCTGACTTCTTGGCACCACTGGGACTTGGGGTGCTGTTGCTGCTTGCAAGCTGGTGCTACCTCCTCTTGGACTGAGCTGCCCCCTCTGGCACCCCCTTTCTGTGGCGGTGTAGGGGACCTATTTAAGATAACCCTGCCTGGGAGGCAGCTTGTTATGCGGGGGGCTGCCCCTTCCGACGGGTAGAACATTGTAGTTGCCCTAcctctgccctccctgctgtggggcaggtgCCCAGCATTGGGATGGAGGGCGGGGGAGCCTCTCCTGTTGTAAGGAGAGAGATGGGGGCCTGGAGCGGGTGCTGTGTGGTGCTAAGCCCCTGAGCGCTGCCCCACACCGAAGTGCTTTACCTCGAATAAAGCTGGGTGAGCGTCAGCGGGGTGTGGGCTGTGTGGGGGGGGCACAGCTCGCACCGCTCCGGGGCGGGCGCCGCCACGGCCGGGCCACACACGTGGAGGCACCGGCGGGGGCAGCCCCGCGCTCTGCTTCTCCACGCCCGTTCCCGCAAGCCCCGCCCCCATCGGGTTTGGCCCCGCCCCGCGTTCCCCGTGCCCACGGGGGGCCCGCGATACCGGGACAGCGACCGGCGCCATACGGCCGCGGTGGGTACAGCcctgcggggccggggcggcccCGTGCCGCTGGGGCTGCCCCCGAGCGGGGCCTTGTCCCCGCCGTGTCCCCTCGGCTGACGGGCGCTGCCCGTCCCCGCACGGTGCCCCCTGTGGCTGCCGTTCTGTGCTGCGAGTGCCCCCAGACCGGGCCCTCCGTGCTGCGGCTGCTGTCCCCGCACGGTGCCTCCTGCGGCTGCCGGCCGGTGCTGTGAGTGCACCCAACCGGGCCCTCCCTCCGGTGGCTGCTGTCCCCACACGGAGCCGTCCGGTGCCACCGCCGCTCCCAGGCTGTGTCTTGCCGGGTCCTGCCCGGTGCTGCGCGCTTCCCCCCTGTAgtgccctcctcctgcccgcTCATGGCCGGTGCTCCGCGCTGCCCACGTCCGTCACCGTGACCTCGCCCTCCGCCCCCTTCCCGTGCCTGTTTGTCTTTCCAGCCCAGCTCATCGCCGGCCATCACCGGGTGTTGACTCTGCGCATTCCTCCCCGGCCGCGCCCGCGGCTGACAGTGGTTAGCCCGGGGCTGGCACACGCTGCCGTCCCAGCTCGGGCCcgctggctcctgctgctgatAACGTTGGGGACTTGCTGTGAGGAGGTGGGAGAAGCGCCCCCG is a window of Lathamus discolor isolate bLatDis1 chromosome 7, bLatDis1.hap1, whole genome shotgun sequence DNA encoding:
- the HYAL2 gene encoding LOW QUALITY PROTEIN: hyaluronidase-2 (The sequence of the model RefSeq protein was modified relative to this genomic sequence to represent the inferred CDS: deleted 1 base in 1 codon), with product MRGVCAAALAVPWLALLALAQQPLENPAAAPLLTRRPFLVAWNVPTQDCKPRFQVSLDFSLFDLQASPNEGFVGQNLTIFYKERLGLYPYYNSQHVAVNGGVPQNSSLSEHLARLQEGISKYIRSPAKEGLAVIDWEEWRPIWARNWKPKDIYREVSKQLVYQRRLNWSHEEANKQAVFEFESAARQFMVSTLRVAKSFRPKQLWGFYLFPDCYNHDYSKNKESYTGQCPDVEKTRNDQLAWLWRESMALYPSIYLDVLLASTPNSRKFVRARVMEAMRISQQHHDGYSLPVFVYTRPTYIRKLDVLSQLDLISTIGESAALGAAGAIFWGDADYTKNRDSCQIIKNYLESDLGRYIVNVTTAAQLCSTALCQGRGRCLRQDSNADVFLHLNSTSFQLRRRDGDNPQRPLFWAEGQLSPADTFFLRTHFRCHCYQGWQGSSCQVPAGPRSDAPDFLAPLGLGVLLLLASWCYSSWTELPPLAPPFCGGVGDLFKITLPGRQLVMRGAAPSDG